Proteins found in one Acanthopagrus latus isolate v.2019 chromosome 3, fAcaLat1.1, whole genome shotgun sequence genomic segment:
- the atp6v1c1b gene encoding V-type proton ATPase subunit C 1-B, producing MTEFWLISAPGEKTCQQTWDKLMVATTRTNNLSVNNKFNIPDLKVGTLDVLVGLSDELAKLDTFVESVVKKVAQYMADVLEDSRDKVQENLLANGVDLVTYITRFQWDMAKYPIKQSLKNISEIISKQATQIDNDLKARASAYNNLKGNLQNLERKNAGSLLTRSLADIVKKEDFVLDSEYLITMLVVVPKTGYGDWQKTYETLSEMVVPRSTKLLFEDNDSGLFSVTLFRKAIDDFKHKARENKFTVRDFQYNEEEMKADKEEMTRLSTDKKKQFGPLVRWLKVNFSEAFIAWIHIKALRVFVESVLRYGLPVNFQAMLLQPNKKNMKKLREVLYDLYKHLDSSAAIIDASMDIPGLNLSQQEYYPYVYYKIDCNLLDFKV from the exons ATGACAGAATTCTGGTTGATCTCCGCTCCGGGGGAGAAGACGTGCCAGCAGACCTGGGACAAGCTGATGGTGGCCACCACACGCACCAACAACCTGTCTGTTAACAACAAGTTCAACATCCCCGATCTGAAG GTCGGAACACTAGACGTCTTAGTGGGTTTGTCGGACGAACTTGCTAAACTTGACACTTTTGTGGAAAG tgtggtGAAGAAGGTCGCTCAGTACATGGCCGATGTTCTGGAGGACAGCCGAGACAAAGTCCAGGAGAACCTGCTTGCTAACGGAG TTGACCTCGTCACCTATATCACCAGATTTCAGTGGGACATGGCAAAGTATCCAATCAAACAGTCACTGAAAAACATCTCTGAGATCATCTCCAAG CAAGCAACTCAGATCGACAACGACCTGAAGGCCAGAGCCTCAGCCTACAACAACCTGAAGGGAAACCTGCAGAACCTGGAGAGGAAGAATGC GGGGAGCTTGTTGACCAGGAGTTTGGCTGACATAGTGAAGAAAGAGGACTTTGTACTGGATTCGGAGTACCTGATTACCATGCTGGTGGTTGTGCCAAA GACAGGCTATGGAGACTGGCAGAAGACGTATGAAACCCTGTCAGAAATGGTGGTGCCACGCTCCACTAA GCTGCTGTTTGAAGACAACGACAGCGGCCTCTTCAGTGTCACTCTCTTCAGGAAGGCTATAGACGACTTCAAGCACAAGGCCAGAGAAAACAA ATTTACCGTGCGCGATTTCCAGTACaatgaggaggagatgaaggcgGACAAAGAGGAGATGACACGTTTGTCCACTGACAAGAAGAAACAGTTT GGGCCTTTGGTGCGATGGCTGAAAGTGAATTTCAGCGAAGCCTTCATCGCCTGGATTCACATAAAAgctctgcgtgtgtttgtggagtCGGTCTTGAG ATACGGGCTGCCAGTGAACTTCCAGGCCATGCTTCTGCAGCCCAACAAGAAGAACATGAAGAAGCTGAGGGAGGTGCTGTACGACCTGTACAAACACCTGGACAGCAGTGCTGCCATCATCGAT GCCTCTATGGACATCCCAGGGCTGAACCTGAGCCAGCAGGAGTATTACCCCTATGTTTACTACAAGATCGACTGCAACCTGCTGGACTTCAAAGTCTAG
- the si:ch211-215i13.3 gene encoding uncharacterized protein si:ch211-215i13.3 isoform X1, which produces MIFPMGCGGSRADAIIEPRYHESWTRETESTWLTNTDVETSLPVATMMSKARLSSKGKALEASLREKRMVNTGTQCGKQALASTASNHQRRPRRSITDVGVTGSSKPLATPKGGRRRRAALCLRTASPSASAAAGMLNRWSVSDGREGKDKTSLCEEEELRAVHR; this is translated from the exons ATGATTTTCCCGATGGGTTGCGGAGGCAGTCGGGCGGACGCGATCATCGAGCCGAGGTACCACGAGAGCTGGACCAGGGAAACGGAGTCGACGTGGCTCACCAACACGGACGTGGAGACCTCGTTGCCAGTCGCGACCA tGATGAGCAAGGCTCGACTGTCGTCCAAAGGTAAAGCTCTGGAGGCCAGCCTGCGGGAGAAGAGGATGGTGAACACGGGCACCCAGTGTGGGAAGCAGGCCCTCGCATCCACCGCCTCCAACCACCAGAGGAGACCCAGGCGCTCCATCACTGATGTAGGTGTCACTGGGAGCAG CAAACCGCTCGCGACTCCAAAAGGAGGGCGTCGAAGGAGGGCGGCGCTCTGCCTAAGGACGGCCAGCCCGTCAGCATCGGCGGCAGCGGGGATGCTGAACCGGTGGAGTGTGTCTGACGGAAGGGAAGGTAAAGACAAGACGAGcctctgtgaggaggaggagctgcgaGCGGTTCACCGTTGA
- the si:ch211-215i13.3 gene encoding uncharacterized protein si:ch211-215i13.3 isoform X2, translating into MIFPMGCGGSRADAIIEPRYHESWTRETESTWLTNTDVETSLPVATSKALEASLREKRMVNTGTQCGKQALASTASNHQRRPRRSITDVGVTGSSKPLATPKGGRRRRAALCLRTASPSASAAAGMLNRWSVSDGREGKDKTSLCEEEELRAVHR; encoded by the exons ATGATTTTCCCGATGGGTTGCGGAGGCAGTCGGGCGGACGCGATCATCGAGCCGAGGTACCACGAGAGCTGGACCAGGGAAACGGAGTCGACGTGGCTCACCAACACGGACGTGGAGACCTCGTTGCCAGTCGCGACCA GTAAAGCTCTGGAGGCCAGCCTGCGGGAGAAGAGGATGGTGAACACGGGCACCCAGTGTGGGAAGCAGGCCCTCGCATCCACCGCCTCCAACCACCAGAGGAGACCCAGGCGCTCCATCACTGATGTAGGTGTCACTGGGAGCAG CAAACCGCTCGCGACTCCAAAAGGAGGGCGTCGAAGGAGGGCGGCGCTCTGCCTAAGGACGGCCAGCCCGTCAGCATCGGCGGCAGCGGGGATGCTGAACCGGTGGAGTGTGTCTGACGGAAGGGAAGGTAAAGACAAGACGAGcctctgtgaggaggaggagctgcgaGCGGTTCACCGTTGA
- the si:ch211-215i13.3 gene encoding brain and acute leukemia cytoplasmic protein isoform X4 — translation MIFPMGCGGSRADAIIEPRYHESWTRETESTWLTNTDVETSLPVATSKALEASLREKRMVNTGTQCGKQALASTASNHQRRPRRSITDQTARDSKRRASKEGGALPKDGQPVSIGGSGDAEPVECV, via the exons ATGATTTTCCCGATGGGTTGCGGAGGCAGTCGGGCGGACGCGATCATCGAGCCGAGGTACCACGAGAGCTGGACCAGGGAAACGGAGTCGACGTGGCTCACCAACACGGACGTGGAGACCTCGTTGCCAGTCGCGACCA GTAAAGCTCTGGAGGCCAGCCTGCGGGAGAAGAGGATGGTGAACACGGGCACCCAGTGTGGGAAGCAGGCCCTCGCATCCACCGCCTCCAACCACCAGAGGAGACCCAGGCGCTCCATCACTGAT CAAACCGCTCGCGACTCCAAAAGGAGGGCGTCGAAGGAGGGCGGCGCTCTGCCTAAGGACGGCCAGCCCGTCAGCATCGGCGGCAGCGGGGATGCTGAACCGGTGGAGTGTGTCTGA
- the si:ch211-215i13.3 gene encoding brain and acute leukemia cytoplasmic protein isoform X3: MIFPMGCGGSRADAIIEPRYHESWTRETESTWLTNTDVETSLPVATMMSKARLSSKGKALEASLREKRMVNTGTQCGKQALASTASNHQRRPRRSITDQTARDSKRRASKEGGALPKDGQPVSIGGSGDAEPVECV; encoded by the exons ATGATTTTCCCGATGGGTTGCGGAGGCAGTCGGGCGGACGCGATCATCGAGCCGAGGTACCACGAGAGCTGGACCAGGGAAACGGAGTCGACGTGGCTCACCAACACGGACGTGGAGACCTCGTTGCCAGTCGCGACCA tGATGAGCAAGGCTCGACTGTCGTCCAAAGGTAAAGCTCTGGAGGCCAGCCTGCGGGAGAAGAGGATGGTGAACACGGGCACCCAGTGTGGGAAGCAGGCCCTCGCATCCACCGCCTCCAACCACCAGAGGAGACCCAGGCGCTCCATCACTGAT CAAACCGCTCGCGACTCCAAAAGGAGGGCGTCGAAGGAGGGCGGCGCTCTGCCTAAGGACGGCCAGCCCGTCAGCATCGGCGGCAGCGGGGATGCTGAACCGGTGGAGTGTGTCTGA